The genomic region TTCACGATCAAACAGTTCGACGACGAATAATCACTTATGATTACTTAGAAGCGCTGGCTCAAAGCCGGCGCTTTTACTTTCTTACGAACTTCCCTCTCTCGATACGAATTCATTTACCCTTTCACCGCTCTCAGCCCTACAGCTCAGCCTATCTCTCAAGCCATCCATCAACTTTAGCCATAGATCTCAGAAAAACTCGACTCAGCCCCTTACTATCTCGAATCAACTCTACAAATTTAAGACAATATGATTTTAATTACCGGATCAAGCAGCGGTTTAGGCGCAGCGCTCGCGACACAATACGCTAACACGGCAACAGACGCTCAACGCATAGCCATTACAGGTCGCAACGCACAACGTTTAGCAGAGGTAGCGAAAAAGCTCCCAACGAATACCATTAGCCAAGTGTCGGACCTCTGTGACCCGTACTCAGTGAGCGAGATGCTTGATGCATTGCCTGAAACACCCAAGCTGGTGATTCACAGTGCTGGCAGTGGCTACTTCGGTAAGATAGAACAACAGGACCCTGCAGCCATCAGTGACATGCTGAAAAACAACATCGAGTCTTCCATCTTTTTGATTCGCGAGCTTGTGCAGCGCTACAAAGATCAACCTGTCACCATTGCTGTGGTCATGTCGACTGCCGCCCAAGGCGCTAAAGCGGAAGAGTCCACCTATTGCGCTGCTAAATGGGCCGTGAGAGGCTTCATCGAATCAGTAAGATTGGAGTTAAAAGGTTACCCGATGAAAATCGTTGCCGTCTATCCCGGCGGAATGGCGACCGAGTTTTGGGGAACAAGTGGCAAAGCGATGGATACCTCAAGCTTTATGACCGCTCAAGAAGCCGCTCAGATGCTGCAACAGGCATTAACCAGCACAGAGCATGGATTCGTATCTGATATCACGATAAACCGCGGTTAACGGTTAAAGAGAGCTGCGAACAGGTAAACAGAACTATTCAGCTAATTATTTGTGAGGGTGAGCATGAAAGTGTGCGACAATGCTCGGCGTAAATTCATATTCAAGGTTTATTATGAAACTTCTAGTTCGTAACCTATCGCGCTCTACTTCTGAGCAAGACATCCGTGTGCTATTTTCTGAGTTTGGCTCAGTAAAAGAGTGCAGCCTAGTTTTAGACCAAGAAACTGGCGACTCAAAAGGCTTTGCTTTTGTTGAAATGCCAGAGCACGAAGAAGCTAAAGCGGCACTAAACAAGCTGAACATGACTAAGCTTGGCAAAAACACGATTCGTGTAAAAGTAGCGAACTCTTAATCGAGCCACGCTTCATAAGCCACGTGGCTTAGCTTAATGCAGCACAGATGATAAAGCCCGTAACGATATTCCGCTGAAAAAGCATAATATCGTTACGGGCTTTTTGCTGCTCGCGATTCTCTTTTTACAACACGACTGGCTTACTTAAGGCTCACGTTTATAACCCTTCATGTTCATCAATCGCACGTCTTGCTTCGGCCATTGAACACCCAGACTCCATCACCAACTGAGCGACCGTCATCGAGGGTGTCGCAACCAACAGCGATGCCAAACATACCACCGGCTTAGGCAGTACCTTGTCTATCGCAATGGCGATCCAACCGTCTTTTTCATGGGTG from Vibrio gigantis harbors:
- a CDS encoding SDR family NAD(P)-dependent oxidoreductase produces the protein MILITGSSSGLGAALATQYANTATDAQRIAITGRNAQRLAEVAKKLPTNTISQVSDLCDPYSVSEMLDALPETPKLVIHSAGSGYFGKIEQQDPAAISDMLKNNIESSIFLIRELVQRYKDQPVTIAVVMSTAAQGAKAEESTYCAAKWAVRGFIESVRLELKGYPMKIVAVYPGGMATEFWGTSGKAMDTSSFMTAQEAAQMLQQALTSTEHGFVSDITINRG
- a CDS encoding RNA recognition motif domain-containing protein codes for the protein MKLLVRNLSRSTSEQDIRVLFSEFGSVKECSLVLDQETGDSKGFAFVEMPEHEEAKAALNKLNMTKLGKNTIRVKVANS
- a CDS encoding ribosome recycling factor family protein — its product is MFSVPLNSFVHRVSDKSQVMANAAECGCQLKRVRRSRNWLLVAQDHQLIEFKALLTHEKDGWIAIAIDKVLPKPVVCLASLLVATPSMTVAQLVMESGCSMAEARRAIDEHEGL